In Candidatus Limnocylindrales bacterium, the sequence ACCAACGTACTCCGTGCCAGTTACGCTTCCGGTGGCGTAGACGTTCTCGATCAGACCGCCCGAGGGCCCGGAATTCGGGCTGCTGCTGCCCGCCACTCCACCGACCGACGAGATCGCCGTAACGTTTCCCGTGGCGAACGAGTCGCGAATCGTGCCTCCCGAGTTCTGGGCCACCAGTCCGCCTGCACTGTAGTTGCACGACACCGAGGCGCTGGAACGGCTCTGGTAGATTCCGCCGCCGGACACGTTGAAACAGGTGATGCCGCCGACGCACTGATCGCCGTGCACGGAGCCGCTGACGCTGACGTTTCTGATCGTACCGTAGTTGTACCCTGTCAGGCCGCCAACGCCGGAGCTTCCGGTAATATCCACATTGATCAAGGCCAGGTTCTTGACGGTGCCATGCGTGCTGCCGAACAGGCCGACCTGAGGCTCGTTTGGAAGGTTGATCGTGAGGTTGCTGACGCTATGCCCGTTGCCGTCGAGCTCGCCCGGGAAGAACGGAATCGGCGTGAAGGCGAAGCCGGACGCATCGATGTCGCGACCCAGCACGAACTTTGCCAGGAAGTTGTTCCGGATGTTCTGAAGCTCGGGCATGCTGTTGATGACGATGACACACCCTGGCTGCGGGCTGCCCGAGCACGCGCCATCCACGCATGAGTCCGCCAGCGTGCAGTCGGTCTGGTCGTCACAGCCCGTCCCGTTCGGTTGATGGGTATCCACGGGGCATTCCGTCGCCGTACCGTTGCACTTTTCCGCTGTGTCACAGCCGCCAAAGGCGGCGCGACAAACGATCGAGGACGACGCCAGCGTGTTCGCCGGGCAGGTGTTGTTGCTTCCGGTACATCGCTCCGCGGAGTCGCACGGCCCTGCAGCCGCGCGGCATAGCGTCGTGGAAGAGGCCAGGACGTCCGCCGGGCAGGTCGCCGAGCTGCCGCTGCACGACTCATTCGCATCACACGCGCTCGTCGCTGGTCGGCATGTCACCGTCGTCGAAGCGAAAGAGTTGACCGGACAGCTCGCTGTCGAACCGGTGCAGGTTTCGGACGCATCGCAAACGCCGCTGGAAGATCGACATGTGGTACTCGATGACGAGAACACGTTTCCAGGACACGCGCTCGACGTACCCGTGCATTTCTCCGGCAGGTCGCAGACACCGCCTGCACCGCGACACGTGGTGCTTGAGGGCAGGAATGCGTCTGCAGGGCAGGTTCCGGATGAGCCCGTGCATCTTTCGAGCACGTCACACGTGCCACTTAACCCGCGACACACAGTCGCGCTCGAAGCAAAACTGTCGACCGGACAAATGCCTTGCATGCAGCGCTCCTCGACATCACAAGCGCTGAGTGCAGCCCGGCATAAAGTGCCCTCTGCGCAACCGCACGTATCCGTCGCCTCGCTGCAGTTCTGGATCGCGCACGGCGCCGTGCCGGCGTGACAAACTTCGCCCAGACACGTCTCCTCGCCATCGCAGAAGCGGTTGTTCGAGCACGGGGTACCGTCGAGCTTTCCGGCACAGAGCGGAGGCGTCATCGTCCTGGCGCCTTCGAAGCGCAGATTGGCCAGCGTCACCACGGCCGTCCCTTCGCCGTAAACGCTGATGCGCAGCACGCCGGCGAGGCCTTCGAACATGTCCATCGGCACGACGACCGTTCCGAAGCCCGACGAGAACGGCTCGACGATAAGGGACGAAAGCAGGACATCCCCGAAGTGGATGGCCACATGGTCGTCAACGTTCGCCCCGGTGACGGACAGGTCGAATGTCAGCGTCGTCTCAGACTCCGGAACCGAGATCGGCAGCTCGGCGCTCGCCGTCGCGTCCCCGTCGGCCAGGGCGGCAGCGGCAAGAGTTGTCGCGACACTCTCGAGCGCAACGGCCGGTGCCGCCGACGCACAACTCCCCGTCGCGTTCTGGCCGGCCAGACAGATCGCCGGGCTCAGCTGGCCGTCGACTGCGACGGTAGTCGCCGCCGCGGAGCCCTGCGTCGAATAGAAATGCGTCGCATCGACCGACTGAACGCCCGTAGGCGCGAGGATTTGATACTGGTGCCAACGTTCGGGGTTCTGGAACGATAGAGCGTCCGCACCAAGGGCGATGGAATAGTCGAATCCATTGACCGTTACCGGTGTCGGGCACGTGTAGGGTTGATCCGTGTCCGGATCGGAAACGGTTCCCCCGATGGTCGTGTGGTAACAGTTGTGTACTTCATAGTGGTTCGCGGAATCGCAGAGATACCCTTTATCCTCCGCAGTGCCGCTGATGGCAGAACCGACAGCAGCATAGATCGATACGCAGGTGTTCCCGTAGTAGTTGTCGACCCACAGAACCGACGAATCCCTAAGTCGGTTATTGTGAAAATAGCTTTCCGGGAAAATGACGAACGAGCTACCCGAGTCTGAGCAGGGCTTCGCAACAGGCGGATCCAGCAGCGTCACATGCACGTTCTGGAAATGCGGCAGCCACTCCATGGCTTTGGCATTGACGATCGTTCCAAAGCTGTGGCCGATCAGGTGGAGGCCCTTGCTATACCCGTCCCCGAGGAGCTTTTTCAGCTCCAGGGCCAGTTGGATGCCCTGGGTTTCCGCATAGGCAGCGGCGGTCGACGGCAGGCGGGCGAGTCCGCCGTGCTGGAATGCTCCTTCCCATGTAAACGCGAGGATGTTTACGCATTTCCCGCCAACACGCTTGTCGATCTCCTCCATCATCGCCTTCACCCAGCCAACGGGAGAACCCGTGTACTCGTCCGTCGCTTGCCATCCGTGGGTAATGACGACCGTCGGGCAGGCGGAGGAGAAGGTGACGTCCTGGTAGGAGATCTTGTATTTCGACTCGGCCCCGAAATCGGTCGGCGGAGTCTGCTCGTAGTAAAGCGAGACGTGATTGCTTTCGATGGTTCCGTTTTTATTGGTCGCGACGACTGCGTAGTCGCCGGGGACGGATTGACCGAAAGTGCGCTTGGTCCGATCCGTAAGCTCGATGCGTCTTCCGTCGTGATACCAGTCGATCGCAACCGGCTCCTCGCCACCGACCGTCGCCGTAAGCGTGGCGTACCCCGGCGGGGTCTTGATCGCGGCATCGCAACAAAGGCTGACGGTAGGAGGAGTACCGGCCGCGGCACTCACGGTTAGGGACTCCGGTGGCGCGCCGGTGTTGTTGGTGCTGTCGGTTTCCGCCACCGAAGCAGACGGGTTGACCCACGCGACCACGCGGTACTGTCCGGGTCCAGTCGAGCTGGGGACAATGCTGAAGAAGTCGAGCTGCTGGGAAGCTCCAGGCGCGAGCGACGTCGTTGTACGATCGGCAGGCTCCAGCGAAGGATCGCTGTCGCTCACAAGCAGATCGGAAGTGAGTTTTGTCCGGAGAACGGATTCTGGTGCCGTCGCCACTCCGACGTTCCGTACGGTCGCACCGACCCGAACCTGGTCTCCCGCGTGTACCGTTGACGGCGAGAATGTAACGGAGTCGACGACGAGATCAGGCCGGCTCACCGGAACGGTCGAAAAAGGGAACTCGTTCGATGCCTGACCGTCCGGATTGATGATCTGCACGGTCCATTGTTCCGGCTGCGAGCCCAGAACTGGACGGAGCGTGAAGGTGTTGGACGCGAACGCCACGGGTTTTCGATCCGGATACACCGCTCCCGTTCGCGGTATGCGAAGGATGATGTTTGCCCCTTCGACGAAATAGATGCCGAAGAACGTGACGTCCTGGGCAAGGTTCGTTGCGAGAACCGGAAGCGGCTGCATCTCCGTGAGGACGGGTTTCTGGGAAGTCGGAGCGGCCGGTTTTCCGTTGGATTCCGTACTCGGCGGTCCCTGCCCCACCCCGTTGACTGCGCGCACGACGTAGAAGTACGTCTGGCCGTTGGTAAGACCTGCGTCCGTGCAGCTCTGCACCGCGCCGAGATTGGCGCACCCGCCGGCGCTTACGAGCGAGAGCGTTCCACTGACAGTCCCGCGGAAGACTCTGTATCCGACTACAGTCGAACCGCCGTCGCCTGAAGGTGGGCTCCAGCT encodes:
- a CDS encoding DNRLRE domain-containing protein — encoded protein: MHWSASSGAISYDVFRNGNSVFPGISANTLSFYNTVGLVAGTTATFQILARNSLGTTPSNTVFVLVPSDICSAATTPDAPRNFFVLPGNTQNTLSWSPPSGDGGSTVVGYRVFRGTVSGTLSLVSAGGCANLGAVQSCTDAGLTNGQTYFYVVRAVNGVGQGPPSTESNGKPAAPTSQKPVLTEMQPLPVLATNLAQDVTFFGIYFVEGANIILRIPRTGAVYPDRKPVAFASNTFTLRPVLGSQPEQWTVQIINPDGQASNEFPFSTVPVSRPDLVVDSVTFSPSTVHAGDQVRVGATVRNVGVATAPESVLRTKLTSDLLVSDSDPSLEPADRTTTSLAPGASQQLDFFSIVPSSTGPGQYRVVAWVNPSASVAETDSTNNTGAPPESLTVSAAAGTPPTVSLCCDAAIKTPPGYATLTATVGGEEPVAIDWYHDGRRIELTDRTKRTFGQSVPGDYAVVATNKNGTIESNHVSLYYEQTPPTDFGAESKYKISYQDVTFSSACPTVVITHGWQATDEYTGSPVGWVKAMMEEIDKRVGGKCVNILAFTWEGAFQHGGLARLPSTAAAYAETQGIQLALELKKLLGDGYSKGLHLIGHSFGTIVNAKAMEWLPHFQNVHVTLLDPPVAKPCSDSGSSFVIFPESYFHNNRLRDSSVLWVDNYYGNTCVSIYAAVGSAISGTAEDKGYLCDSANHYEVHNCYHTTIGGTVSDPDTDQPYTCPTPVTVNGFDYSIALGADALSFQNPERWHQYQILAPTGVQSVDATHFYSTQGSAAATTVAVDGQLSPAICLAGQNATGSCASAAPAVALESVATTLAAAALADGDATASAELPISVPESETTLTFDLSVTGANVDDHVAIHFGDVLLSSLIVEPFSSGFGTVVVPMDMFEGLAGVLRISVYGEGTAVVTLANLRFEGARTMTPPLCAGKLDGTPCSNNRFCDGEETCLGEVCHAGTAPCAIQNCSEATDTCGCAEGTLCRAALSACDVEERCMQGICPVDSFASSATVCRGLSGTCDVLERCTGSSGTCPADAFLPSSTTCRGAGGVCDLPEKCTGTSSACPGNVFSSSSTTCRSSSGVCDASETCTGSTASCPVNSFASTTVTCRPATSACDANESCSGSSATCPADVLASSTTLCRAAAGPCDSAERCTGSNNTCPANTLASSSIVCRAAFGGCDTAEKCNGTATECPVDTHQPNGTGCDDQTDCTLADSCVDGACSGSPQPGCVIVINSMPELQNIRNNFLAKFVLGRDIDASGFAFTPIPFFPGELDGNGHSVSNLTINLPNEPQVGLFGSTHGTVKNLALINVDITGSSGVGGLTGYNYGTIRNVSVSGSVHGDQCVGGITCFNVSGGGIYQSRSSASVSCNYSAGGLVAQNSGGTIRDSFATGNVTAISSVGGVAGSSSPNSGPSGGLIENVYATGSVTGTEYVGGLIGSAYLTEVTGVYAAGAVSGVTNAGGLIGFADSSPFTAAYWDDQSTGKSSSAAGTAQTTLQLQSGSLPIGFDPAVWSVASGRYPVLSKVCPSGQPPSCDDANPCTQDSCDLQSGCINLPTPSSVCRPSTGVCDPVEICTGTPLSCPSDALLNPETVCRGVAGSCDDPEFCTGVTAACPSDSFKSASTLCRGSAGVCDTIERCSGSAAVCPSDELASSLVTCRPSRGICDALERCTGSNPNCPADVLASSSTVCRIGAAPCDAVERCAGNTASCPADVFSPSTTFCRLAAGPCDVAERCPGTQGACPSDVYLPSTSICRLAAGFCDVSESCPGTSAACPNDQVRPGTVLCREAAGECDISEFCSGGLCPVDTKEPNGTPCSSDGNPCTDDLCRGASLCAHSPIAPIDPPVIIYVLSPGTEGNDVDWSAVTATNADSPTLSFGGESDSYFDAIQFGIDAAPPPNVVERAELWLYATDAPQKDPQLEIFRITEPWTESEVSSTQSPAADYFADAGPLVLPGWNRFDISSLYRDWTDGVSPNYGVKLVPGFTRKSHGHFASSDNPDPEVRPRLVLWGTSTACDDGESCTRADVCTSGMCAGTVIPGCSETLCGDANDDGKLTASDALTALRTAVGAGNCELARCDYNGDGKVNASDALAILRVAVGGPSNPLCVAATDSVDLIPNARSARG